Proteins from a single region of Pseudomonas quebecensis:
- a CDS encoding paraquat-inducible protein A: MRAIDAGILICTECHELNRQEPDTDEQTCTRCGALIHARRPDSLVRTWALLITAAILYIPANVLPIMTVNSLGQGEPSTIMAGVIQLVQHGMFPIAAVVFIASILVPTFKLVGIGLLLFSVQRHQPLSAQQRIVMYRFIEFIGRWSMLDIFVIAILVAVVNFGRLASVEANLGAAAFASVVILTMLAAVTFDPRLIWDNTESDDDHE; encoded by the coding sequence ATGCGGGCGATTGATGCGGGCATTCTGATATGTACCGAATGCCATGAGTTGAACAGGCAAGAGCCTGATACTGATGAGCAAACCTGCACTCGTTGTGGTGCGCTGATCCATGCACGCCGCCCTGACAGCCTTGTGCGTACCTGGGCGTTGCTGATTACCGCTGCGATTCTGTATATCCCCGCCAATGTATTGCCGATCATGACGGTCAACTCACTCGGCCAGGGAGAACCCAGCACTATCATGGCCGGTGTGATCCAGTTGGTGCAGCACGGTATGTTTCCCATCGCCGCCGTGGTGTTCATCGCCAGTATCCTGGTGCCGACTTTTAAGCTCGTGGGCATTGGGCTGCTCCTGTTTTCGGTGCAGCGTCATCAGCCGCTCTCCGCACAACAACGTATCGTGATGTACCGTTTTATCGAATTCATTGGACGTTGGTCCATGTTGGATATCTTCGTGATCGCCATTCTGGTGGCGGTCGTTAACTTTGGACGACTTGCCAGCGTCGAGGCCAACCTCGGCGCTGCAGCGTTCGCCAGTGTGGTGATCTTGACGATGCTTGCCGCTGTAACTTTCGATCCCCGACTGATTTGGGATAACACGGAGTCGGACGACGACCATGAGTGA
- a CDS encoding paraquat-inducible protein A — MPDPVDALEVSDLPLDDLVACHECDLLMRKPELALGEKAQCPRCGYELYAHRHNVIERSLALVLAALLLYIPANFLPIMQLNLLGQSSEDTVWSGVVGLFDTGMQGVSIVVFLCSMGIPLLKLLCQLLVLLSVRWNIGRSYGLLLYRIYHHMKDWGMLEVYLMGVLVAIVKLADMASITIGLGLFCFISLLMVQVLLEVVMSPHQIWQALSGEDDHAGD, encoded by the coding sequence ATGCCCGATCCAGTTGATGCCCTTGAGGTATCGGACTTACCGCTGGACGATCTGGTGGCATGCCATGAGTGCGACCTGCTGATGCGCAAGCCAGAGCTCGCCCTTGGAGAAAAGGCCCAATGTCCGCGCTGCGGTTATGAGCTCTACGCTCACCGCCACAACGTGATTGAACGAAGCCTGGCGTTGGTACTAGCCGCTTTGTTGCTATACATACCCGCGAACTTTCTACCCATCATGCAGCTCAATCTACTCGGGCAATCCTCGGAAGATACCGTATGGAGCGGCGTTGTTGGTTTGTTCGACACCGGTATGCAAGGCGTGTCCATCGTGGTGTTCCTGTGCAGCATGGGCATCCCCTTGCTCAAGCTGCTATGCCAATTGTTGGTGTTGCTGAGTGTTCGTTGGAACATCGGCCGCAGTTACGGGTTACTGCTGTACCGCATCTACCACCATATGAAGGATTGGGGAATGCTGGAAGTCTATTTGATGGGGGTGCTCGTAGCGATCGTAAAGCTCGCAGACATGGCCTCCATCACGATCGGCTTGGGCCTGTTCTGCTTTATCAGTTTATTAATGGTTCAAGTCCTGCTTGAGGTAGTGATGTCGCCCCACCAGATCTGGCAAGCGCTGTCAGGAGAGGATGATCATGCGGGCGATTGA
- a CDS encoding CoA-acylating methylmalonate-semialdehyde dehydrogenase, translated as MSLIQHLINGELVNDNGRSADVYNPSTGQVIHQVPLASRETIQRAIDAAKAAFPAWRNTPAAKRAQVMFRFKQLLEQNEARISQLISEEHGKTLEDAAGELKRGIENVEYACSAPEILKGEYSRNVGPNIDAWSDFQPLGVVAGITPFNFPAMVPLWMYPLAIVCGNCFILKPSERDPSSTLLIAQLLQEAGLPRGVLSVVHGDKGAVDALIEAPEVKALSFVGSTPIAEYIYCEATKRGKRVQALGGAKNHAVLMPDADLDNAVSALMGAAYGSCGERCMAISVAVCVGDQVADALIAKLVPQVKALKIGAGTSCGLDMGPLVTGQARDKVSGYIEDGVAAGAELVVDGRGLSVAGHEQGFFLGGSLFDRVTPEMRIYKEEIFGPVLCVVRVDSLEAAMQLINDHEYGNGTCIFTRDGEAARLFCDEIEVGMVGVNVPLPVPVAYHSFGGWKRSLFGDLHAYGPDGVRFYTRRKAITQRWPQRASHEASQFAFPSL; from the coding sequence ATGAGCCTTATCCAGCACTTGATCAACGGCGAGTTGGTCAACGACAACGGTCGCAGTGCCGACGTATACAACCCGTCCACCGGTCAGGTGATTCACCAAGTGCCTTTGGCCAGTCGTGAAACCATCCAGCGTGCCATCGACGCTGCCAAGGCGGCGTTCCCGGCTTGGCGTAATACACCGGCGGCCAAGCGCGCCCAGGTGATGTTTCGTTTCAAGCAGTTGCTGGAACAGAACGAGGCCCGTATCTCGCAATTGATCAGCGAGGAACATGGCAAGACGTTGGAAGATGCCGCCGGTGAGCTCAAGCGCGGGATCGAGAACGTGGAGTACGCGTGCTCGGCGCCGGAGATTCTCAAGGGGGAATACAGCCGTAACGTTGGTCCGAACATTGATGCGTGGTCGGACTTTCAGCCGTTGGGCGTGGTGGCGGGTATCACGCCGTTCAACTTCCCCGCGATGGTGCCTCTGTGGATGTACCCGCTGGCGATCGTCTGCGGCAACTGTTTCATTCTCAAGCCTTCGGAGCGCGATCCAAGCTCGACGCTGCTGATCGCGCAACTGTTGCAGGAAGCCGGTCTGCCTAGAGGCGTCCTCAGCGTGGTACACGGAGACAAGGGGGCGGTGGATGCGTTGATCGAGGCGCCTGAAGTTAAAGCGCTGAGCTTTGTAGGGTCGACGCCGATTGCCGAGTACATCTATTGCGAAGCGACCAAGCGCGGCAAACGCGTACAGGCGCTGGGCGGAGCGAAGAACCACGCGGTGTTGATGCCTGACGCGGATCTGGATAATGCGGTCAGTGCTTTGATGGGCGCTGCCTATGGTTCCTGCGGTGAGCGTTGCATGGCGATTTCGGTCGCGGTGTGCGTGGGTGACCAGGTCGCCGATGCACTCATTGCCAAGCTGGTGCCGCAGGTCAAGGCTTTGAAGATTGGTGCGGGGACCTCCTGCGGCCTGGATATGGGGCCATTGGTCACTGGTCAGGCGCGGGACAAGGTCAGCGGCTATATAGAAGACGGTGTGGCAGCCGGGGCCGAGTTGGTGGTCGATGGCCGCGGGCTAAGTGTTGCCGGGCATGAACAGGGATTTTTCCTGGGCGGCAGCCTGTTTGATCGCGTGACCCCTGAGATGCGTATCTATAAAGAAGAGATTTTTGGGCCGGTGCTGTGCGTGGTACGGGTGGACAGCCTGGAAGCGGCGATGCAGCTGATCAATGATCACGAGTACGGCAATGGCACCTGTATCTTCACCCGCGATGGTGAGGCGGCGCGTCTGTTCTGTGACGAAATCGAAGTGGGCATGGTGGGTGTGAACGTTCCATTGCCGGTGCCGGTGGCCTATCACAGCTTTGGTGGCTGGAAGCGCTCATTGTTTGGCGACTTGCATGCGTATGGGCCCGATGGTGTGCGTTTTTACACTCGTCGCAAGGCGATTACCCAGCGTTGGCCGCAGCGGGCCAGTCATGAAGCGTCGCAGTTTGCTTTCCCTAGCCTGTAA
- a CDS encoding aspartate aminotransferase family protein — translation MNMPENAPSSLASQLKLDAHWMPYTANRNFQRDPRLIVAAEGSWLTDDKGRKVYDSLSGLWTCGAGHTRKEIQEAVARQLGTLDYSPGFQYGHPLSFQLAEKITDLTPGNLNHVFFTDSGSECADTAVKMVRAYWRLKGQATKTKMIGRARGYHGVNIAGTSLGGVNGNRKLFGQGLMDVDHLPHTLLASNAFSRGMPEQGGIALADELLKLIELHDASNIAAVFVEPMAGSAGVLVPPQGYLKRLREICDQHNILLVFDEVITGFGRTGSMFGADSFGVTPDLMCIAKQVTNGAIPMGAVIASSEIYHTFMNQATPEYAVEFPHGYTYSAHPVACAAGLAALDLLQKENLVQSVAEVAPHFENALHGLKGSKNVIDIRNYGLAGAIQIAPRDGDAIVRPFEAGMALWKAGFYVRFGGDTLQFGPTFNSKPQDLDRLFDAVGDVLNKID, via the coding sequence ATGAACATGCCCGAAAACGCCCCTTCGTCCCTGGCCAGCCAACTGAAATTGGATGCGCATTGGATGCCGTACACCGCCAACCGCAATTTTCAGCGCGATCCACGTTTGATCGTCGCGGCCGAGGGCAGTTGGCTGACGGATGACAAAGGGCGCAAGGTTTATGACTCGCTGTCGGGTCTTTGGACCTGTGGCGCCGGGCACACGCGCAAGGAAATCCAGGAGGCGGTGGCCAGGCAGTTGGGCACCTTGGACTACTCGCCTGGCTTTCAGTACGGTCATCCGCTGTCCTTCCAACTGGCGGAAAAGATCACCGACCTGACACCCGGCAACCTTAATCATGTGTTCTTCACTGACTCCGGTTCTGAGTGCGCCGACACCGCGGTGAAAATGGTGCGTGCGTACTGGCGCCTCAAAGGTCAGGCCACCAAGACCAAGATGATTGGTCGTGCGCGTGGCTATCACGGTGTAAACATCGCCGGCACCAGCCTCGGTGGTGTAAACGGCAACCGAAAGCTGTTTGGTCAGGGGCTGATGGATGTGGATCACCTGCCCCACACCTTGCTGGCGAGCAATGCGTTTTCTCGAGGCATGCCGGAGCAGGGTGGCATCGCCTTGGCCGATGAGCTGCTCAAGTTGATCGAACTGCATGATGCGTCGAATATCGCCGCGGTGTTTGTCGAGCCGATGGCGGGTTCGGCGGGCGTGCTGGTGCCGCCGCAGGGCTATCTTAAGCGTCTGCGTGAGATTTGCGACCAGCACAACATCCTGTTGGTGTTTGATGAGGTGATCACCGGTTTCGGTCGCACGGGTTCGATGTTCGGCGCCGACAGCTTCGGGGTGACGCCGGATTTGATGTGCATCGCCAAGCAGGTCACTAACGGCGCGATCCCGATGGGGGCGGTAATTGCCAGCAGCGAGATCTATCACACCTTCATGAACCAGGCGACGCCGGAGTATGCGGTGGAATTCCCGCATGGCTACACCTACTCGGCGCACCCGGTTGCCTGTGCGGCGGGTCTGGCCGCTTTGGACCTGCTGCAGAAGGAAAATCTGGTGCAGAGCGTCGCCGAAGTGGCTCCGCACTTTGAGAATGCACTGCACGGTTTGAAGGGCAGCAAGAATGTGATCGATATTCGCAACTATGGCCTGGCGGGTGCGATCCAGATCGCCCCGCGTGACGGTGACGCCATCGTGCGCCCATTTGAGGCCGGCATGGCCCTGTGGAAAGCCGGGTTTTATGTGCGTTTTGGCGGGGACACCCTGCAGTTCGGACCAACCTTCAACAGTAAGCCGCAGGATCTGGATCGCCTGTTCGATGCGGTCGGCGACGTGCTGAACAAAATCGACTGA
- a CDS encoding LysR family transcriptional regulator yields the protein MSIRRPDPLAQVSDFDIRLLRIFRSVVECGGFSAAETVLGIGRSAISQQMSDLEQRLGLRLCQRGRAGFSLTEEGREVYQCALQLLSALESFRTEVNGLHQHLRGELIIGLTDNLVTLPHMRITHALAQLKERGPDVQIQIRMIAPNEVEQGVLDGRLHVGVVPQASALSGLEYQPLYSERSLLYCAVGHPLFYADDKALDDARIDSQDAIAPTFRLPADIQARYQALNCTASASDREGMAFLILTGRYIGYLPDHYAGLWVQQGRLRALKPTTRFYDLSLASVTRKGRRPHLVLESFLDSLAATR from the coding sequence ATGAGCATCCGTCGTCCCGACCCCCTGGCCCAAGTCAGCGACTTCGATATTCGTTTATTGCGCATCTTCCGCAGCGTGGTGGAATGCGGCGGGTTCTCTGCCGCCGAAACCGTGCTCGGCATCGGGCGCTCGGCCATCAGCCAACAAATGAGCGATCTCGAACAGCGACTGGGTCTAAGACTTTGCCAACGTGGCCGCGCGGGGTTCTCACTCACCGAAGAAGGTCGCGAGGTGTACCAGTGCGCCCTGCAATTGTTGAGCGCGCTGGAGAGTTTTCGCACCGAGGTCAATGGCTTGCACCAGCATTTGCGTGGCGAGTTGATCATCGGTCTGACCGACAACCTCGTCACCCTGCCCCACATGCGCATTACACATGCCTTGGCACAATTGAAAGAACGCGGGCCGGACGTGCAGATACAAATCCGCATGATCGCGCCCAACGAAGTGGAACAAGGCGTACTCGATGGCCGCCTGCATGTGGGCGTCGTGCCTCAGGCCAGCGCTCTGTCCGGCCTGGAATACCAGCCGCTCTACAGTGAACGTTCGCTGCTCTACTGCGCGGTGGGTCATCCGCTGTTCTATGCCGACGACAAGGCGCTGGACGACGCACGCATCGACAGCCAGGACGCCATTGCCCCGACCTTCCGCCTGCCCGCGGACATCCAGGCCCGCTATCAGGCGCTCAATTGCACCGCCAGCGCCTCGGACCGCGAAGGCATGGCATTCCTGATCCTCACCGGTCGCTACATCGGCTATTTGCCCGATCACTACGCCGGCCTCTGGGTGCAACAAGGCCGACTGCGCGCGCTGAAACCGACTACACGTTTTTACGATTTGAGCCTGGCATCGGTCACGCGCAAGGGCCGTCGCCCTCATTTGGTGCTGGAAAGCTTTCTCGATAGCCTGGCCGCAACGCGCTAA
- a CDS encoding uracil-xanthine permease family protein: MPPESSTPSDLIYGLNDRPKPAAALLAALQHVLAAFVGIITPPLIIGSTLGLTAHLPYLISMALMVSGVGTFIQARRPFGIGAGMICLQGTSFAFLGAVLSAGFLVKQRGGSPEDIMAMIFGVCFFGAAVQIVLSRFIGQLHRVITPLVTGIVITLIGISLIKVGITDLGGGFNAADFGAPTNLALGLFVVLTIILLNRSDTPWVRLSAIIIGLALGSLAAWFSGKLVPQSLPNLPLVSLPIPFRFGFNFDWSAFLPIALIYLISSIETVGDLTANCMIARQPISGPSYISRLKGGVLGDGVSCMIAATFSAFPNTTFAQNNGVIQLTGVASRYVGLYIGGVLFCLGLFPLIGAVLQQIPKPVLGGATLVMFGSVAAAGVRILAQAPLDRRSMLIIATSFGVGLGIAAQPNLLHLMPALIQNLFDSAITSGGLTAIVLCLLLPEAKPPGAAANHAVESDTLESL, encoded by the coding sequence ATGCCACCTGAATCTTCCACCCCCAGCGATCTGATCTACGGCCTCAACGATCGCCCGAAACCCGCCGCCGCCCTCTTGGCCGCTCTGCAACATGTGTTGGCCGCGTTTGTCGGAATCATTACCCCGCCGCTGATCATCGGCTCCACCCTCGGCCTTACTGCACATTTGCCCTACCTGATCAGCATGGCCTTGATGGTGTCCGGTGTAGGCACATTCATCCAGGCGCGTAGGCCATTTGGTATTGGCGCCGGAATGATCTGCCTGCAAGGCACCAGTTTTGCGTTTCTCGGCGCGGTGCTGTCAGCCGGTTTTCTGGTCAAACAACGCGGCGGCAGCCCGGAAGACATCATGGCGATGATCTTCGGTGTGTGTTTTTTCGGCGCAGCCGTGCAGATCGTCCTCAGCCGTTTCATTGGCCAGTTGCACCGCGTAATCACACCGCTGGTCACCGGCATCGTGATAACGCTGATCGGCATCAGCCTGATCAAAGTCGGCATTACCGACCTGGGCGGCGGCTTCAATGCCGCCGATTTCGGCGCTCCCACCAATCTGGCGCTGGGGCTGTTCGTGGTGCTGACGATCATTTTGCTCAATCGCTCGGACACGCCGTGGGTGCGCCTTTCGGCGATCATCATCGGCCTGGCCCTGGGGAGTCTGGCGGCCTGGTTTAGTGGCAAGCTGGTGCCTCAGTCCCTGCCGAATTTGCCTCTGGTCAGTTTGCCGATACCGTTTCGGTTTGGTTTCAACTTCGACTGGAGCGCTTTCCTACCGATTGCACTGATCTATCTGATCAGCAGCATCGAAACCGTCGGCGACCTGACCGCCAATTGCATGATCGCCCGCCAGCCCATCAGCGGCCCCTCCTATATAAGCCGACTCAAAGGCGGCGTGCTGGGCGACGGTGTGAGCTGCATGATCGCCGCGACCTTCAGCGCATTTCCCAACACCACCTTCGCGCAGAACAACGGCGTGATCCAACTCACCGGCGTCGCCAGCCGTTACGTCGGCTTATATATCGGTGGAGTGCTGTTTTGCCTCGGTCTGTTTCCGCTGATCGGGGCGGTGCTGCAGCAAATCCCCAAGCCGGTATTGGGCGGCGCGACCCTGGTGATGTTCGGCAGTGTCGCCGCCGCCGGCGTGCGTATCCTTGCGCAGGCGCCATTGGACAGACGCAGCATGCTGATCATCGCCACGTCATTCGGCGTCGGCCTGGGAATCGCCGCTCAACCGAACCTGCTGCACCTGATGCCCGCACTGATACAGAACCTGTTCGACTCCGCCATCACCAGCGGCGGCCTGACTGCGATTGTGCTGTGCCTGCTGCTGCCGGAAGCCAAACCCCCCGGTGCTGCCGCAAACCACGCAGTGGAAAGCGACACGCTGGAATCACTTTGA
- a CDS encoding TetR/AcrR family transcriptional regulator, whose amino-acid sequence MSLEVPAHSNHAGKPASRIRQKNEQAILQAAEDEFARHGYKGTSMNTIAASAGLPKANLHYYFTNKLGLYIAVLSNILELWDSTFNALTAEDDPAEALTRYIRTKMEFSRRQPQASRIFAMEIISGGECLTEYFSQDYRAWFSGRAAVFQAWIDAGKMDPVDPVHLIFLLWGSTQHYADFATQICRVTGRTRLTKQDMDDAGTNLIHIILKGCGIKPAL is encoded by the coding sequence ATGAGCCTCGAAGTTCCTGCCCACAGCAACCACGCCGGTAAGCCCGCCAGCCGCATTCGGCAAAAGAACGAACAAGCGATTCTGCAGGCTGCTGAAGATGAGTTCGCGCGTCATGGTTACAAGGGCACCAGCATGAATACCATTGCTGCCAGCGCCGGGCTGCCCAAGGCTAACTTGCATTACTACTTCACCAATAAGCTGGGCCTGTATATCGCGGTGCTCAGCAATATCCTCGAGCTGTGGGACAGTACCTTCAACGCCCTGACCGCCGAGGACGATCCCGCCGAAGCACTGACCCGCTATATCCGCACCAAAATGGAGTTTTCACGCCGCCAGCCCCAGGCCTCGCGGATCTTCGCCATGGAAATCATCAGCGGCGGCGAATGCCTCACCGAATATTTCAGCCAGGACTACCGCGCCTGGTTCAGCGGGCGCGCGGCGGTGTTCCAGGCGTGGATCGACGCCGGCAAAATGGACCCTGTCGACCCCGTCCACCTGATCTTCCTGCTGTGGGGCAGCACCCAGCACTACGCCGACTTCGCCACCCAGATCTGCCGTGTCACCGGGCGCACTCGCCTGACCAAACAAGACATGGACGACGCCGGCACCAACCTGATCCATATCATTCTCAAAGGCTGCGGCATCAAGCCGGCCCTCTAG
- a CDS encoding IMPACT family protein, protein MPFTLTGLCEFREEIRKSRFITLAAPITSPQDAQAFFEQHSVQDATHNCWAWKLGDQYRSNDDGEPGGTAGRPILAAIEAQGFDQVAVLVIRWYGGIQLGTGGLARAYGGGANKCLQNAERIELISRVPLTCACGFSELNLVKLRVAELGGLVVEETFTANGVELQLALGEAQIETLQTQLADLSRGRILLQR, encoded by the coding sequence ATGCCTTTCACGCTCACCGGCCTTTGCGAGTTTCGTGAAGAGATACGCAAAAGCCGCTTTATAACCCTCGCCGCACCGATTACCAGCCCCCAGGACGCCCAGGCGTTTTTCGAGCAGCACAGTGTCCAAGACGCCACGCACAACTGCTGGGCCTGGAAACTGGGCGATCAGTACCGCAGCAACGACGATGGCGAACCTGGCGGCACGGCCGGCCGACCGATCCTGGCCGCCATCGAGGCGCAAGGCTTCGACCAGGTCGCGGTGCTGGTTATCCGTTGGTACGGCGGCATTCAACTGGGCACCGGAGGGCTCGCCCGTGCCTATGGCGGTGGCGCGAATAAATGCTTGCAAAACGCCGAGCGCATCGAGCTGATCAGCCGCGTGCCGTTGACCTGTGCCTGCGGTTTCTCCGAATTGAATCTGGTCAAACTGCGTGTGGCCGAACTGGGCGGGCTGGTGGTGGAAGAAACCTTCACCGCCAATGGCGTCGAACTGCAACTGGCCCTGGGCGAGGCGCAGATCGAAACCCTGCAGACCCAACTCGCCGACTTGAGCCGTGGCCGCATCCTCCTGCAACGCTGA
- a CDS encoding SDR family oxidoreductase yields the protein MSTSKTALIIGASRGLGLGLVKQLLQDGWDVTATVRDPNKADALKAVGPVQIETLDMDDQQAVIALNQRLKDRTFDLLFVNAGVKGPDNQEPGHATLAEVGKLFFTNAVAPINLAQRFVGQIRKDSGVLAFMSSVLGSVTIADGSDMALYKASKAALNSMTNSFITQLGDHRLTVLSMHPGWVKTDMGGENAHIDVDTSVRGLVDQVNAFSGKGGHHFVDYKGDTIAW from the coding sequence ATGTCTACGTCAAAAACCGCATTGATCATCGGCGCCTCCCGTGGGCTGGGCCTCGGCCTGGTCAAGCAACTGCTCCAGGACGGTTGGGACGTGACCGCCACCGTGCGCGATCCGAACAAGGCCGATGCGCTGAAAGCCGTTGGTCCGGTGCAGATCGAGACACTCGACATGGACGATCAGCAAGCCGTAATCGCCCTGAATCAGCGGCTCAAGGACCGCACCTTCGATCTGCTGTTCGTCAATGCCGGCGTCAAAGGCCCGGATAACCAGGAACCCGGCCACGCCACCCTCGCCGAAGTCGGCAAGTTGTTCTTCACCAACGCCGTAGCGCCGATCAACCTGGCCCAGCGTTTTGTCGGGCAAATCCGCAAAGACAGTGGCGTGTTGGCGTTCATGAGTTCGGTGCTGGGCAGCGTCACCATTGCCGACGGCTCCGACATGGCGCTGTACAAGGCCAGCAAGGCCGCGCTCAACTCCATGACCAACAGCTTCATCACCCAACTGGGCGACCATCGGCTCACCGTGCTGTCAATGCACCCGGGCTGGGTGAAAACCGACATGGGCGGCGAAAACGCACACATCGATGTCGACACCAGCGTGCGCGGCCTGGTGGATCAAGTGAACGCCTTCAGCGGCAAGGGTGGCCATCACTTTGTGGACTACAAAGGCGACACCATTGCCTGGTGA
- a CDS encoding 8-oxoguanine deaminase encodes MPATRIWLKNPLAIFTANGLDARGGLVVQDGVIVQVLALGQVPAQPCSPVFDAHEHVVLPGLINTHHHFYQTLTRAWAPVVNQPLFPWLKTLYPVWARLTPARLALATKVALAELLLSGCTTAADHHYLFPDGLEHAIDVQVDSVRELGMRAMLTRGSMSLGEADGGLPPQQTVQQGQVILDDSQRLIRAYHQRGDGAQIQIALAPCSPFSVTPHIMRASADLATQLDVRLHTHLAETLDEEDFCLQRFGLRTVDYLDSVGWLGPRTWLAHGIHFNPDEIARLGQAGTGICHCPSSNMRLASGICPTLDLIAAGAPIGLGVDGSASNDASNMILEARQALYIQRLRYGAQHITPEGVLGWATKGSAQLLGRTDIGELAVGKQADLALFKLDELRFSGSHDPISALLLCGADRADRVMIGGKWRVIDGQVEGLDLKGLIADHTQAARALIAGT; translated from the coding sequence ATGCCTGCGACCCGTATCTGGTTAAAAAACCCCCTCGCGATTTTCACCGCCAATGGTCTCGATGCCCGTGGCGGCCTGGTGGTGCAAGACGGCGTAATCGTCCAAGTGCTGGCACTCGGCCAAGTACCTGCGCAGCCTTGTTCACCGGTATTCGACGCCCATGAGCATGTGGTCCTGCCCGGTCTGATCAACACCCATCATCACTTCTACCAGACCCTCACCCGCGCCTGGGCGCCCGTGGTCAATCAGCCCTTGTTTCCGTGGCTGAAAACCCTCTACCCGGTCTGGGCGCGGCTGACCCCGGCAAGGCTCGCCCTGGCCACGAAAGTGGCGTTGGCCGAACTGTTGCTCTCCGGCTGCACCACGGCGGCCGACCACCACTACCTGTTCCCCGACGGCCTGGAACATGCTATCGACGTGCAAGTGGACAGCGTGCGCGAACTGGGCATGCGCGCGATGCTCACGCGCGGTTCCATGAGCCTGGGCGAGGCCGATGGCGGCCTGCCACCGCAGCAGACCGTGCAACAAGGCCAGGTGATCCTGGACGACAGCCAGCGCCTGATCCGCGCCTACCATCAACGCGGCGACGGCGCACAGATCCAGATTGCCCTGGCACCTTGCTCGCCGTTTTCAGTCACGCCGCACATCATGCGCGCCAGCGCCGACCTGGCCACTCAACTGGATGTGCGCCTGCACACTCACCTGGCCGAAACCCTCGACGAAGAAGATTTTTGCCTGCAACGTTTCGGCCTGCGCACGGTGGATTACCTCGACAGCGTCGGCTGGCTCGGCCCACGCACCTGGCTGGCCCACGGCATTCATTTCAACCCGGATGAAATTGCACGCCTGGGGCAGGCCGGCACCGGGATCTGTCATTGCCCAAGTTCCAATATGCGCCTGGCCTCGGGCATCTGCCCGACCCTGGACCTGATCGCCGCCGGTGCGCCGATCGGCCTGGGCGTGGACGGCTCGGCCTCCAACGATGCGTCGAACATGATCCTCGAGGCGCGCCAAGCCCTGTATATCCAGCGCCTGCGTTATGGCGCGCAGCACATCACCCCCGAAGGCGTGCTCGGCTGGGCCACCAAAGGCTCGGCACAGTTGTTGGGCCGTACGGATATCGGCGAATTGGCCGTCGGCAAACAGGCCGACCTGGCGCTGTTCAAGCTCGACGAGCTGCGCTTTTCCGGCAGCCATGACCCGATTTCGGCGCTGCTGCTGTGCGGCGCCGACCGAGCGGACCGGGTGATGATCGGCGGAAAATGGCGAGTCATCGACGGACAGGTGGAAGGCCTGGATTTGAAAGGCCTGATCGCCGATCACACCCAGGCGGCGCGAGCGTTGATCGCCGGAACCTGA
- a CDS encoding GNAT family N-acetyltransferase: MWASVYRSATPGDALNCFRAEGSACAGDANATLEDFQDWIQRTPENFLIYEHEGNFVGFAHFGHSNDDFITEEGFKEQCNEDASAPYIHVRSIAVDPLFQRDHFVQALIANFESIPEDLNKKSVHLRCRDQYVDFFREQGYRYIQAMTSDEVSTWHEMGIKLRWD; the protein is encoded by the coding sequence ATGTGGGCATCCGTATACCGCTCAGCCACCCCAGGCGATGCACTGAATTGCTTCCGCGCTGAAGGCTCAGCCTGCGCAGGCGACGCGAACGCTACCCTAGAAGATTTTCAGGATTGGATTCAACGCACCCCCGAGAACTTCCTCATCTATGAGCATGAAGGCAATTTCGTAGGCTTTGCTCATTTTGGCCACTCGAATGACGACTTCATCACGGAAGAAGGTTTCAAAGAACAGTGCAATGAGGATGCATCTGCCCCCTATATCCACGTCAGATCCATTGCTGTCGATCCGTTGTTTCAACGGGATCATTTCGTACAAGCGCTGATCGCTAATTTTGAGTCTATTCCAGAAGACCTCAACAAGAAGTCAGTCCATCTGCGTTGCAGGGATCAGTACGTCGACTTTTTTCGGGAGCAGGGGTATCGATATATCCAAGCGATGACTTCCGACGAGGTCAGCACGTGGCATGAGATGGGCATCAAATTGAGGTGGGATTGA
- a CDS encoding DUF7693 family protein — MSESTAAELSAREVCQVLREAIFGRSVMGRVGHESWDEIYAGHFQINVDGWEISIYNDCDQLDYCEQCVSPDGRHWSFDSGDRFGTDPVALLSTWEHQTLERMLKEL; from the coding sequence ATTAGCGAAAGCACTGCGGCTGAGCTCTCCGCAAGAGAGGTATGCCAGGTTCTAAGGGAGGCGATTTTCGGTCGAAGCGTTATGGGTAGGGTGGGTCATGAATCGTGGGACGAAATTTATGCCGGCCACTTCCAGATCAATGTAGATGGTTGGGAGATATCGATTTACAACGACTGCGATCAGCTCGACTACTGCGAACAATGCGTCAGTCCAGATGGGCGACACTGGTCGTTTGACTCCGGGGATCGCTTTGGCACTGATCCAGTTGCACTGCTCAGCACATGGGAACATCAGACACTTGAGCGGATGTTGAAGGAGTTGTAA